A stretch of the Rodentibacter haemolyticus genome encodes the following:
- the lysC gene encoding lysine-sensitive aspartokinase 3, giving the protein MSHLSIAKFGGTSVANYAAMTACAKIVIADPNTRVVVLSASAGITNLLVELAGGVEAEKRRKLVGDIRQIQENILNELKDDGRVRPIIEKYLENIEYLSEAASLATSPALTDELISHGEMMSTQIFIEILREQNASATWIDVRTVVATNDHFGKAVPNDEQTQANSDSILKPLIDRGELVVIQGFIGREPSGKTTTLGRGGSDYSAALLAEVLNAKDVLIWTDVAGIYTTDPRVVPAAQRIETMSFAEAAEMATFGAKVLHPATLLPAVRSNIPVYVGSSKAPQDGGTWVTRDPQPRPTFRAIALRRNQTLLTLSSLSMLHAQGFLANVFSILAKHKISVDTITTSEISIALTLDKTGSATSGAELLSDELLEELRQYCTVKVDTGLSLVALIGNDLHIAAGVAKRIFDTLEPYSVRMISYGASTNNICMLVQSEHADEVVRLLHKSLFE; this is encoded by the coding sequence ATGTCTCATTTATCCATTGCCAAATTCGGCGGAACTTCCGTTGCCAACTACGCTGCGATGACAGCTTGTGCAAAAATCGTTATTGCAGATCCGAATACACGTGTCGTGGTACTTTCCGCTTCTGCCGGAATCACCAATCTTTTGGTGGAACTTGCCGGCGGCGTGGAAGCGGAAAAACGCAGAAAACTCGTCGGCGATATTCGTCAAATTCAAGAAAATATCTTAAATGAACTCAAAGACGATGGTCGTGTCCGCCCTATTATTGAAAAATACCTTGAAAATATTGAATACCTTTCCGAAGCCGCAAGTCTTGCCACTTCACCTGCCTTAACCGATGAATTAATAAGCCACGGTGAAATGATGTCCACCCAAATTTTTATTGAAATCCTGCGTGAACAAAACGCAAGTGCGACTTGGATTGACGTTCGCACTGTTGTAGCAACCAACGACCACTTCGGCAAAGCCGTACCGAATGATGAACAAACCCAAGCCAATAGCGACAGCATTTTAAAACCATTGATTGATCGTGGTGAATTGGTGGTCATACAAGGTTTTATCGGTCGTGAACCGAGTGGTAAAACAACCACATTAGGCAGAGGGGGAAGTGATTATTCCGCCGCATTATTAGCCGAAGTATTAAATGCAAAAGATGTTTTAATTTGGACGGATGTTGCCGGTATTTACACCACCGATCCACGTGTTGTGCCCGCCGCACAACGCATTGAAACAATGAGTTTTGCCGAAGCCGCCGAAATGGCAACCTTTGGTGCAAAAGTGCTCCACCCTGCAACCTTGCTTCCTGCTGTTCGCAGCAATATTCCGGTTTATGTCGGTTCAAGCAAAGCGCCGCAAGATGGCGGAACATGGGTAACACGGGATCCACAACCCCGCCCGACTTTCCGTGCCATCGCACTACGTAGGAATCAAACCTTATTAACGCTTTCCAGCCTCAGTATGCTACATGCGCAAGGTTTCCTAGCGAACGTATTCAGCATTTTGGCAAAACACAAAATCTCTGTGGATACCATCACAACTTCCGAAATAAGCATCGCATTAACCTTAGATAAAACCGGCTCTGCCACATCCGGTGCAGAATTACTTTCCGATGAATTATTGGAAGAATTAAGACAATATTGCACGGTGAAAGTAGATACAGGTTTATCCTTAGTTGCACTTATCGGCAATGACTTGCATATTGCGGCAGGTGTGGCAAAACGTATTTTTGATACGCTTGAGCCTTACAGCGTTCGTATGATCAGCTATGGCGCAAGCACAAATAATATTTGTATGTTGGTACAAAGCGAACACGCAGATGAAGTCGTTCGCCTACTACACAAATCATTATTTGAATAA
- the purA gene encoding adenylosuccinate synthase, which produces MGKSVAILGAQWGDEGKGKIVDLLTDRVKYVVRYQGGHNAGHTLIINGEKTVLRLIPSGILRPNVTCLIGNGVVLSPAALMQEMGELESRGINVRERLLISEACPLILPYHVAMDHAREAALGKKAIGTTGRGIGPAYEDKVARRGLRVGDLFDKETFAEKLKNILEYYNFQLVNYYKVDAVDYQKTLEDVMAVADVITGMVADITTILDTARKNGDNILFEGAQGTMLDIDHGTYPYVTSSNTTAGGVATGAGFGPRNLDYVLGIIKAYCTRVGGGPFTTELFDDVGAEIARKGNEFGAVTGRARRCGWFDAVAIRRAIQLNSISGFCMTKLDVLDGFDEIKICVAYKMPNGEIVEYAPLAAKDWEGVEPIYETLPGWKENTFRVTDINKLPQNCRNYIKRIEEVTGVPVDILSTGPDRVETMILRDPFGA; this is translated from the coding sequence ATGGGAAAAAGTGTTGCTATCCTAGGCGCTCAGTGGGGCGATGAAGGTAAAGGCAAAATCGTTGATTTATTAACGGATCGCGTGAAATATGTAGTGCGTTACCAAGGCGGTCATAACGCCGGTCATACGCTTATTATTAACGGTGAGAAAACCGTGTTGCGTTTGATTCCATCAGGTATATTACGCCCGAATGTAACCTGCCTGATCGGTAACGGTGTCGTACTCTCCCCTGCTGCATTAATGCAAGAAATGGGCGAATTGGAAAGCCGTGGTATCAACGTGCGTGAGCGTTTATTAATTTCCGAGGCTTGCCCGTTAATTCTGCCTTATCACGTTGCAATGGATCACGCACGTGAAGCCGCACTCGGCAAAAAAGCAATCGGTACGACAGGTCGCGGTATCGGACCTGCTTATGAAGATAAAGTTGCCCGCCGTGGCTTACGCGTGGGGGATTTATTTGATAAAGAAACCTTTGCTGAAAAACTCAAAAACATTCTTGAATACTATAATTTCCAATTAGTAAACTATTACAAAGTAGATGCGGTTGATTATCAAAAAACTTTAGAAGATGTCATGGCGGTCGCCGATGTTATTACCGGTATGGTCGCAGACATCACCACTATCCTTGATACCGCACGCAAAAATGGTGACAACATTCTATTTGAAGGTGCACAAGGCACGATGTTAGATATCGACCACGGCACTTATCCGTACGTAACCAGCTCAAACACTACCGCCGGCGGTGTAGCAACCGGTGCAGGTTTTGGCCCGCGTAATCTTGATTATGTACTGGGTATCATCAAAGCTTATTGCACACGCGTAGGTGGTGGTCCGTTCACAACGGAATTATTTGATGATGTCGGTGCCGAAATTGCACGTAAAGGGAATGAGTTTGGAGCAGTAACCGGTCGTGCGCGCCGTTGCGGTTGGTTCGATGCGGTGGCAATCCGCCGAGCAATCCAACTTAACTCAATCTCAGGCTTTTGTATGACAAAATTAGACGTATTAGACGGCTTTGATGAAATCAAAATCTGTGTGGCATACAAAATGCCAAACGGTGAAATTGTGGAATATGCGCCGCTTGCAGCCAAAGACTGGGAAGGCGTAGAACCTATTTACGAAACCTTACCGGGCTGGAAAGAAAATACTTTCCGTGTAACTGATATCAATAAATTACCACAAAACTGCCGTAACTATATCAAACGTATTGAAGAAGTTACCGGCGTGCCTGTAGATATTCTTTCTACCGGTCCTGATCGTGTTGAAACCATGATTTTACGCGATCCGTTCGGTGCATAA
- the tpx gene encoding thiol peroxidase, with protein MTTVTMMGNPIEVKGDFPQKGDKIENLILTDKDLTDIGLDTFAGKRKVLNIFPSIDTGICAMSVRVFNQRAANLKNTVVLCVSADLPFAQARFCGAEGIENVQTLSTFRHKESHENLGVNIVTGPIAGLTARSVIVLDENNNVLHSELVSEIKSEPNYDAALAVL; from the coding sequence ATGACAACCGTAACCATGATGGGCAATCCCATCGAAGTAAAAGGCGATTTTCCGCAAAAAGGCGACAAAATTGAAAATCTGATTTTAACCGACAAAGATTTAACGGATATCGGTTTAGACACCTTTGCCGGAAAACGCAAAGTGTTAAATATTTTCCCAAGTATTGATACCGGCATTTGCGCAATGTCCGTTCGGGTGTTTAATCAACGTGCGGCAAACTTGAAAAACACCGTAGTATTGTGTGTTTCAGCCGATTTGCCTTTCGCTCAAGCACGTTTCTGTGGTGCGGAAGGCATTGAAAACGTACAAACGCTTTCTACATTCCGCCATAAAGAATCACATGAAAATCTCGGCGTAAATATTGTGACAGGGCCAATTGCCGGTTTAACCGCACGTTCCGTGATCGTGTTAGATGAAAACAACAATGTACTACACAGTGAATTGGTTTCTGAAATTAAAAGTGAACCGAATTATGATGCTGCATTAGCCGTATTATAA
- a CDS encoding SanA/YdcF family protein produces MTALSLWHRLHLKKIIRTVFCTGMFTLLVCVIIDQSISFYVRDRVFEQIDALPYRPYAVVLGTSKYVATGKTNDYYTNRLTAAKTLIDNQKVSYLLLSGDNRTLQYNEPRMMLRDLRKMGIPEDRLFQDFAGFRTLDSVLRASKVFQVPSYTIISQRFHCERALLIAKYYDINAVCFTAKQPEVYLVTRVREMFARVKAIFDLIAGIQPYFLREPEPLPLPDNP; encoded by the coding sequence ATGACCGCACTTTCTCTTTGGCATCGTCTTCACCTGAAAAAAATCATTCGTACAGTGTTTTGTACCGGTATGTTTACACTTTTAGTTTGTGTCATCATCGATCAAAGCATCAGCTTTTATGTTCGGGATCGTGTGTTTGAACAAATTGACGCTCTCCCCTACCGCCCCTATGCGGTGGTGCTTGGCACATCAAAATACGTGGCGACCGGCAAAACCAACGATTACTACACCAACCGTCTTACCGCAGCCAAAACACTTATCGATAATCAAAAGGTCAGTTATCTGCTTTTAAGCGGTGATAATCGAACGCTACAATATAATGAACCTCGCATGATGCTGAGAGATTTACGTAAAATGGGCATACCTGAAGATCGACTTTTCCAAGATTTTGCCGGTTTTCGTACTTTAGACTCCGTGCTGCGTGCGAGTAAAGTTTTTCAGGTGCCGTCCTATACGATTATCAGCCAGCGATTTCACTGCGAACGCGCACTCTTAATCGCCAAATATTATGATATTAATGCCGTTTGTTTTACCGCAAAACAACCGGAAGTGTATTTGGTGACAAGAGTGAGAGAAATGTTCGCACGCGTTAAAGCGATATTTGATTTAATCGCAGGTATCCAGCCTTATTTCCTTCGTGAACCGGAACCGCTTCCGCTACCGGATAACCCGTAG
- the metX gene encoding homoserine O-acetyltransferase MetX, whose translation MAVQHVVLFQDNPLKLSLGGELSPINVAYQTYGTLNADKNNIVLICHALTGDAEPYFPDGEQNGWWQHFMGDGLALDTSRYFFICSNVLGGCKGTTGPASIDPQSNKPYGSRFPMITVQDIVHVQKALIDYLGITHLKAVIGGSFGGMQATQWGIEYPDFVDNIVNLCSSLFFSAEAIGFNHIMRQAIINDPNFNGGDYYDGTAPDQGLSIARMLGMLTYRTDLQLAKAFGRATKTEGDFWGDYFQVESYLSYQGKKFLQRFDANSYLHLLRALDMYDPALGYDDIKTALSRIKARYTLVSVTTDQLFKSVDLQKSKGLLEQSNVSLAFYEFPSIYGHDAFLVDYDGFDKWIREGLAGEN comes from the coding sequence ATGGCTGTTCAACATGTGGTGCTTTTTCAAGATAACCCGCTTAAGCTTTCGCTTGGTGGCGAGCTTTCTCCGATTAATGTGGCTTACCAAACTTACGGAACATTGAATGCCGATAAAAATAATATCGTGTTAATCTGTCATGCGCTTACGGGAGATGCGGAGCCTTATTTTCCCGATGGAGAACAAAATGGTTGGTGGCAGCATTTTATGGGAGATGGATTGGCATTAGATACTTCCCGTTATTTTTTTATTTGCTCAAATGTATTGGGTGGCTGCAAAGGTACCACTGGCCCAGCTTCTATCGATCCTCAAAGCAATAAACCTTACGGTAGCCGATTTCCGATGATTACGGTACAGGATATTGTACACGTGCAAAAAGCCTTAATTGATTACCTTGGTATTACGCATTTAAAAGCGGTGATTGGCGGCTCTTTCGGTGGAATGCAAGCAACCCAATGGGGCATTGAATATCCTGATTTTGTGGATAATATCGTCAACCTTTGTTCTTCTCTTTTTTTCAGTGCGGAAGCGATTGGTTTCAATCACATTATGCGTCAAGCGATAATTAATGATCCGAATTTTAATGGTGGCGATTATTATGACGGTACGGCACCGGATCAGGGGTTATCTATCGCACGTATGTTAGGTATGTTGACTTACCGTACCGATTTGCAACTTGCCAAAGCTTTCGGACGCGCCACCAAAACCGAAGGTGATTTTTGGGGTGATTATTTCCAAGTGGAATCTTATCTTAGCTATCAAGGAAAAAAATTCCTCCAACGCTTTGATGCGAATAGTTATCTCCATTTATTACGAGCCTTAGATATGTATGATCCCGCTCTTGGTTATGATGATATAAAAACAGCCCTTTCTCGCATAAAAGCGCGTTATACATTGGTTTCCGTTACAACCGATCAACTTTTTAAATCTGTCGATTTACAAAAAAGCAAAGGACTTTTGGAACAAAGCAATGTGTCATTGGCTTTCTATGAATTTCCCTCAATTTATGGGCATGATGCGTTTTTGGTGGATTATGATGGATTTGACAAATGGATTCGGGAAGGATTGGCTGGGGAAAACTGA
- a CDS encoding NAD(P)H nitroreductase encodes MDTLTLLTTRHSNKKLTAPAPNKAQLEQMFQAALRTPDHGKLQPYHFVVIENEGLDKLEVLLKEAVTELNLGEERLKKAENLAHRAPMVIAVIAKINPDIAKVPEWEQLITAGCATYGIQLAANAQGFDNVWITGKWVNGNALRQALNCRKQDKIVALLMIGTAAEKTEREYRTCNTEEFVSYL; translated from the coding sequence ATGGATACTTTAACACTTTTAACCACACGTCATTCAAATAAAAAACTCACCGCACCCGCACCAAATAAAGCACAACTTGAACAAATGTTTCAAGCAGCGCTTCGAACGCCGGATCACGGAAAATTACAGCCTTATCATTTTGTTGTAATTGAAAATGAGGGATTGGATAAATTGGAAGTTTTGCTTAAAGAGGCGGTAACGGAACTAAATCTTGGCGAAGAACGCTTAAAAAAAGCGGAAAATTTAGCACATCGCGCGCCAATGGTGATTGCGGTTATCGCAAAAATTAATCCTGATATTGCTAAAGTCCCTGAATGGGAGCAATTAATCACCGCCGGTTGTGCCACCTACGGCATTCAACTTGCCGCCAATGCACAAGGTTTCGATAATGTTTGGATCACCGGAAAATGGGTAAATGGCAACGCACTACGCCAAGCCCTCAATTGCCGCAAACAAGATAAAATAGTCGCCTTATTGATGATTGGCACTGCTGCAGAAAAAACGGAGCGTGAATATCGAACCTGCAATACTGAGGAATTTGTAAGCTACTTATGA
- the sppA gene encoding signal peptide peptidase SppA — protein MFRVIKFCWRTLNFIRDLVMNFFFLTFILLLVAIFSLTANTKKSAVNLSADKGALLLNLDGYLADNRDNAGWMKTLQELTADDRTSMQISTFDVVFAINMAKEDERITGLVLDLNHFSGGDLPAMGYIGRMIEDFKESKKPVIVYANNYSQGQYFLASFADQIYLNPIGQVSIQGLAQENLYYKDLLEKLAITPHIFRVGTYKSAVEPFLRNDMSPEAKANMNQWLNGMWKNYLQTVSENRDISAETLLPSAKQYLAELKALRGDSTAYTKQRKLVTDLVTDLELEQKLIALFGKNSEGKANMVEFSAYLSNFEDRVGFSLAENKIAVVNVEGAIIDGESTEGEVGGDSVVRSLRKAYDDDRVKAVILRVNSPGGSAFASELIRQEVDNLQKAGKPVVVSMGVMAASGGYWISATSDYIIADKNTITGSIGIFAMLPTFENTLKKIGVNADGVATTELAETSVFSPLSKNIQDIYQLEIEYGYNKFLDLVGRGRQMSKETVDKIAQGKVWLGADAFKHNLVDELGDFDRAVEKAAELVNLHRETVIEGFSVEWVAEEDSDMLSKLFRDFKRSGQQLIASWFDLPKPIQQLKHHLNQLNKFNDPKGQYLYCLNCGLVK, from the coding sequence ATTTTTCGTGTGATTAAATTCTGTTGGCGTACACTAAATTTTATTCGTGATTTAGTGATGAATTTTTTCTTTTTAACCTTTATTTTATTGCTGGTAGCGATTTTTAGTTTAACCGCAAATACGAAAAAAAGTGCGGTTAATTTATCAGCAGATAAAGGAGCGTTATTGCTTAATTTAGACGGTTATTTAGCTGATAATCGTGATAATGCGGGGTGGATGAAAACATTGCAGGAATTGACAGCCGATGATCGTACCTCAATGCAAATTTCAACCTTTGATGTGGTCTTTGCCATTAATATGGCGAAAGAAGACGAGCGTATTACCGGCTTAGTGCTGGATCTCAACCATTTTTCGGGAGGGGATTTACCGGCAATGGGTTATATCGGTAGAATGATTGAAGATTTTAAAGAATCTAAAAAACCGGTGATCGTGTATGCGAACAATTATTCTCAAGGACAGTATTTTTTAGCAAGTTTTGCCGATCAAATTTACTTAAATCCGATTGGTCAGGTTTCCATTCAAGGGCTGGCACAAGAGAATTTATACTACAAAGATTTGTTGGAAAAATTGGCGATTACCCCGCATATTTTCCGTGTCGGCACCTATAAATCCGCAGTAGAGCCGTTTTTACGTAATGATATGTCGCCGGAAGCAAAGGCAAATATGAATCAATGGCTAAACGGTATGTGGAAAAACTACCTGCAAACCGTGAGTGAAAATCGTGATATCTCTGCCGAAACCCTACTGCCAAGTGCAAAACAATATTTGGCCGAATTAAAGGCTTTGAGAGGCGATAGTACGGCTTATACGAAACAGCGTAAGCTCGTCACGGATCTTGTAACCGATTTAGAACTGGAACAAAAACTGATCGCACTTTTTGGTAAGAATTCTGAAGGTAAGGCAAATATGGTGGAATTTTCCGCTTATTTGTCAAATTTTGAGGATCGTGTCGGTTTTTCATTGGCGGAGAATAAAATTGCCGTGGTGAATGTGGAAGGGGCGATCATTGATGGTGAAAGTACGGAAGGCGAAGTCGGAGGAGACAGTGTTGTACGCTCACTGCGTAAAGCCTATGACGATGACAGAGTGAAAGCCGTTATATTACGTGTAAATTCACCGGGTGGGAGTGCTTTTGCTTCGGAGTTGATCCGTCAGGAAGTGGATAATCTTCAGAAAGCAGGTAAGCCGGTTGTGGTCTCTATGGGGGTGATGGCGGCTTCAGGCGGTTATTGGATTTCCGCCACTTCCGATTATATTATTGCCGATAAAAATACGATTACGGGATCCATTGGCATTTTCGCTATGCTACCGACTTTTGAAAACACCCTAAAAAAAATCGGTGTAAATGCAGACGGTGTGGCAACCACAGAACTTGCGGAAACCTCCGTATTTAGCCCGCTTTCTAAAAATATTCAGGATATTTATCAGTTAGAAATTGAATATGGCTATAACAAATTTTTAGATTTAGTCGGTCGTGGTCGTCAAATGTCAAAGGAGACGGTGGATAAGATTGCACAAGGAAAGGTGTGGCTTGGTGCGGATGCCTTCAAACATAATTTAGTTGATGAATTAGGGGATTTCGATCGTGCGGTGGAAAAAGCCGCAGAGTTGGTTAACCTTCATCGAGAAACGGTTATCGAAGGATTTTCTGTTGAATGGGTGGCTGAAGAAGACAGCGATATGTTGAGTAAATTGTTTCGTGATTTTAAACGTAGCGGACAGCAACTTATAGCATCTTGGTTTGATTTACCAAAACCGATCCAACAACTCAAACATCATTTAAATCAACTCAACAAATTCAATGATCCGAAAGGACAGTATTTATATTGTTTAAACTGTGGGTTAGTGAAGTAA